GTCTGTTGCACTGGACCAGCTCCTCGTCGTCCCCCTGGTCGCTGGCCCTGCTGACCTTGCTGTACCATAGGAACAAAGAAATTTGGCACAGGGGGTCCACCAGGCCTCATTTCGGGAACCAGTTGTTGTTGATAACCAAAACCAGCCTAGAATATATGGCATAAGGAAACAAGCATATTCATATTTCAACTGTCCTCAACAAAATCAAATCACTCAAACATCCAAATGGGCAAGAATGCCACCTTATGAAGGAGGCCAAAAAGTGAAAACATGAAATCAAGCATATCAACTTAAGAGAATAGAAAAAGTGAAGATATATTACTTGCGGAGGAATAATAGCTGGAGGTCCTTGCCCATATAAAAACTGTTGGCCAAGACCTGGAGCACCAGAAGGATACATTGGAATTCGAGGAGAGACAGAAGAAATAGCAAGTGGCCTCATCTGAGAAAACTGAGCCTAAATAACATGAAACTGAATTGTGAGACgactaaaagaaaaacaaactgaTTCATAGAACTATCAAACTATGTTACTCAAACTCTCAAGTGCTGAGTGTTGGACACAGGTCGATACCCATGTCCATATGGGTTGGACAAGGAtactttcaagaaaaataaaaagacaaagcAAAATAGCTTTCAGAAATACTTAATCTCAGATAACAGAAAACATTAGCTCAAGAATTTCAGAAATTTATAACACatttccttttattaaattataaaacaagacTACAGTAAAAGCCAAATGATACtatgaagaaataaaaattgtgCTACCAAAAAAAAACTGGATGGGCAAGAGATGGACAAGGAATCATCCTTAAAGGTGTTACCTGTAGCCTTGCTCTTCTCTCTTCTTTCCTCTGCGCAAGCGCCACATAAAGCGGTTTGCTAACAACCATTTTACCATTCATCTCAGCAAGCTGTAGATGCAATACAAATGTACCTATTAGATTATGACCTCATATTTTAGATGACCACCCAAAGGataaacaaattcaaacttACAGCACGAGATGCTTCTTCAGGGGTTGAGAAGGCCACAAACCCAGAGCCCTTACTAATTCCACTAGGATCACGCATAACCTGCAAAGTTGTgaagggaaaaggaaaataactttaatataaaattagaaacaaGAAAACAGTAGCTAGCATCAACGATTAACCAACCAAGAATCATTTTACAAACCTTGCATGAAGTAATGGTACCAAACTCAGAAAAAAGTTCCTTCAACGCTTCATCACCAATACCATCATCTAAGTTTTTAATGTATAAATTCAAACCCTGTAACTTATCAGCAGCTTCCTTCAAAGTCTGCTCATATTGGGCTTTTCGTTCATGCTCTCTTTCAGACTTTTTAAGGGCTTTTCCAACATACCACTCTTTTTCGTCCAACTTCTTTCCATTAAGAGCTTCAACAGCTTTAGCAGCAGCATCAGCATCTTCAAAGTTGACAAATCCAAAACCCTTTGACTTCCCATCTGCATCCCTCATAACTACAGCACTAGTAATTTCACCATACTCGCCAAAGATTGTTTTTAAGTCTTCATCTGTCGTAGACTCGGAAAGATTTTTCACataaacattattaaatttagtcttATCTAGAGCACTGTCTCTTTCCTGCTTACGAAGGAAAGGTCCAACATAGACCTGCTTGTCATTAATCAACATGCCATTTAACTTATCAATAGCATTTTGAGCAGATTCTTCATTGTCAAATTGTACAAAACCATAGCCTTTAGACTGGCCAAAACCATCAGTAGCAATCTTGCACGAAAGAATGTTGCCAAATGAAGAAAATGTATCATGTAATGCTTTGTGGTCGATAGACTTGTCCAAGTTCTGCAGtcgaaataaaaatcaaaggatTAGGTAAACATTGGAAGCCAACTATATCACAAGGAGAAACCATGCATGCATGTGAATGGTCACAACAAATAGAAAGAAGAAGTCTGAGAAAGGATACTTGGcaaatatattttcatgaatACTGAGCATGGCTGCACAGATTTGAACAGGTAAGAGAAGGactatttgaattttgagatttcaGGAAAAAATAATAGCAGTGAGAggaagaaaaggggaaaaacaAATTCAGAAAGACTAAAAACAGATTAATACCTTGATAAATATGTTTGCAGCGCCACTCTTACGAAGACTAGGATCTCGCTGAGAATACATGATGCGAATAGGCTTGTTATTCAGTGGAGTGAAATTAAGTAGATCCAATGCCCTAGCCGCTGTAGACAGGAAGAACAAAAGCGCACtggtaattaattgaataattcaaaagaatgaaattataattatctaAAACACCAACTTGTCCTTTCAAAAGAAAAACCTGAACTTGAAAGAAATGAATCATAAAAAGTTAATTTCTAGCATACAAGTTCGATCCACTCTTGGGGAGTTGCAAACATGCATTCTATATCTAAAGACTACATACATTATGAGAAGTTCCAAAGCTTTAACCATATTTACATTTCCAATAAACATTAACAATTAACCATCAGCAAGAAATACCTAGATACTATAATACACTTAAACTTTGCAATTAAATTAGATTACAAAGTAATTACCAATAATGTTATACAATTATAGTAATTGCAATAATATCTTTTCCAATAAAAACTCACAGTCGAGATGACTATCAAACATCTTTCAATTGTTGATTATTTAATAAAGAGCaagtttttaaagttaagtagAAGTCTAACCATCACGAGGATTGTTATAGTTGACATAGCCGTAGCCGAGAGAGCGACCGGTAGCCAAGTCCCGACAAACTCTTACTGAGGCGACCTGAGCCACCTGGCTAAACGTTTGGAAGAGTTGCTCATCGGTAACGGAAGCATCAAGATCCCCAACATAGAGTGAAGTCAGCATAAACTGCGGTCCCCCAGGTCCGGGAGCAACGCAGTTTGGCCCGGAAACTGGCGCCTGGTACTGAACATGAATTTGCGCCATTAAAAGAACCCTAATCCAACTCTTTTAGAtccttgttttttatttttcagtttttaaaaaagtttttatttccCTATCCACTTGTTATTCAATCAAAACTGtagagaaaagaaataacaCAGATTGATTCTCGaactaaaaaaaaaggagattttttttgtgtgtgtgtttgggTAAAAGAGGAAAGGAAGATATCAAATAAGGATAAAATCGTCAGAGATCAGGGGTTGAACGGAACGATAGATGACGACGACGAAGAAGAGAAGAggaatttatgaaaaattttaggatttCATTTATAAGTAACAAAAAAGGGTAGGGCAGAACGAACTGCACCGCACCAGTAAAGAAGCAACCGTGTCGCTTTTATAGGTAGGAAGGTTTTGAAGAAACCCTACCACGATTCAGGATGGTAATCTCTACTGTCAGATGTTTTTATGCTAAAAAACCTAACTGTCTGATGCTGGTGGCAAAATCAGGTCTTTGCGTGATAATTGGGCAGTTAGATGACACTTGGCAGTGTCAGTAGTCAAAGGTTGCATCaagtttctcttctttctttccctaGGGGAATATATCTTTTTACGTCATCAATGAATTAAATTTCTTTAcctgtaattttagttttaatcttaCACCGCTGGATTTTTACTCCATTATTTCCTTCTTGTGGATTGTATCGGTCTAGTTAGCACCCATCTTCCTAACTTACGCTCTACCTTTCTTACCAATTTGTTGTTAGTAGTGTAAATTAAACATTGATGTTGTTAAGTTAGTGGAgctagaatttaaaaatacgtaATCGATTTGGtaattattaaatcgagttTGAGTTATTGGTCAAATCGAATTCAAATTTACTAACATTCGATTCAATTAGCTCACAATTTTTATTGAACATTTtacttttgatatatatatatataattattttaaattattgctattgatatatattattaactctAGGCTTAACTAGTAAGCTAAGTTCGAACTTaaatataattgataaatgttCAATCAAGTTTCGAATTTCGAATTTAGCTCGACAATATTCGAACTCAGCTCGATTAGATTGGATCCCTAGATGTTTAATGATCCTGAGTATGCATAAATGCAGCTGGTGCCAGATAGttaatctttttattatatttttttatttttggaattttaaaaatgaatttataacattttatatttataattttatttgaatattctatttatcttttaatcaaGATATTGACATGATGCATAtaatttgagtattaaatttatttttaaaattaagatcaTATGGATAAAATGTGGAAACATTCCAAGGAACATGTTATTATTCCAAATAAGAAGCGTCAACAttccattaattatttaatgaatgaGTGATTAAAGTATcaataattaatgataaaatagatatacttttatatgattttctattttttacgagagttttaaaaaaacgtGTGTGTTTTAACTACCATTcataatgtttatatttaaaagtttgtctcattccttttaattatattatgtgagaaaattagttaaaatatatttataaaagttatatagaaatgaattagattttaattgaaaagacaaaatttaaGCTACGGGAGATTCGGTGTCATAGTATCAAGTcctgttattttttatttattatagttttagattgtattttataaatattatataaaatattaaaatatatatttttatagtaatatTTAAGGTAAATTACACCATCAGTTACTCAATTTTGATGCAACTGATAAAACAATCACTCTGGTTACAATTCAGTCActtaactttcaaaaaataacaaaacaatcacTACCATTATAAAAAAGTGACAAATCAGTCACCTGTTAACATTTTCCGTCACTAACATAATCTTGGGATTTTGAAGGCCTATTGAGAAATCTGAAGTGAGATTTGAGAAGAGGCAAAGAGAAGCCATTTGGTGATGACGGTTGGCCAAAGAAGGCTATGAACGACGGCGATTAAAgttaaggaaaaaggaaaaaaaaaaagagaggagaagaagagaagaaaaataaaagggatagAGATTCAAAAGATAGCTACGAACTGAATGGTGGCTCCACCTTGGAGGAATAAAACGACCATAGCTAAGGTATcttcatttctcttcttcttttctactGCCCAGCTAGGGCTATAGGGCTATTTAAATGACAGCCAACCCTCAAACTGGCCAGTTAATGACAGTAAAGAGTCCATAAAATGCCATGTCACTTTTCCGTTAGTCTATAACggaaaagggttaaaataattgtttttttattttttaaaagttgagtgactgaattgaaatcaaaatgattGTTTCGCAAGTTGCATCAAAATTGAGTAattgttggtgtaatttaccctaatatttattatttttctagatAGTTGGATTGAAATATTATCCCATTAATTTGTGAGGTTTTTATATGGTGAATAAGTAGAAGGGCTAAGCCTTAAGGACTAAGAAGTAGATAGAAACAAAGCGGTTACTAGTAACACCccatttatctcttagtaaGACATGCATGATCCCAACGAGAGGCTGGACAAACTCTTGTAGAATAAGCTCTACAGTAGTGGACATATGCGTCGTGAAGTCTGCTACGTGATTAGCCTCACTAAAGACAAGGTATTACTGGACCTCCCACTCTTTTTTGCACAACTGAATAATGTTGCGCGCCAAAGGAGCATGAACACCCTCTCCACTTATGTTCTTTATCAAATGAATAGCTAAAGACCTGTCACTCTCAAGCAAAACCTTCATGTATCCCTCTCGCCAAGCTATCAACAACCTGTTATGAATCGCCCATAGTTCTGCTCTAATCGCAGAGCAAACACTAACCCGTCGACAGTATCCACGGATCCAACCACCCTCAGCATCTCGAAGAAGTCCAGTTGCAATAGTGTCGAAGGCCTCCAAATGAAGCTTCATCAGCGTTAATTTTTATTCAGTTTTGTTGCGGTGCCGTCCAGCCGATTTGCCTCCATTCCGTCTGCCTAGAATGTTCGTCATCCAGTTGAATACCTGTGAAGTTTTCAGCCCAGGTAAGACTTCCTATTAAGTAAAGCCATTGACGAACTACTGTCTCCctgaaaaataaattcatttatatccTTCCAAATGTTCCAACACACCATGGAAAAAGAACATTCCACTCAATACTAGCAGTCATAATTGAGTCATTCCACGAGATCAAGATTAAAGAATCTGTACAACGGATGATAACCAacattctaaatttttaatcattttggaGTAGCTATCACATTCATCGCAAAGCTAGTGTCGGAGACAAAGGGTGAACATCCGAAGAAATTCAAGCATTAATTACTGGACATTTAGAATAAGAAACTAAGAATGAACTGACAAATACaaccataaaaaatataaaaaagaaaaagaactccAAGAGAAGACCAAGTGGAAGCTTGCaacaaagagaaagaaaacgaaattaaaaaaagaaaaaaaagtgaacaTATTCAGTTTCTGGTTAAGGTTGGTTTTGAGGCCTCGGGTGTCATCTTAGAAATCTGAACGGTGAGAATGTAgaagaggttgaggagaacaaACTACCTTTGAATCGAACTGATTCAACAGTCGAACTTTGATATCAGGCAGGGAGAAATTCAAATGTTTAAGCACAAATTATTCGTGTAGTTAATGGCAATTTTTAGAGAATCCAACTCCGAATTCATGTTTAAAAGGTCAAAAAGAGATTGGAAGAGTTTCGAAGTTTTCCAACCACCGTCGGAGGTGGTAAACATGATGGTCCGACGTTAATTTTTAGGTTAATGGTTGTTGTTTTCTAGGTTGTTTGAGGGAAAGGCATGGAGAAATCTAAGAGAGACAGAAgtgaaaaagagaaaactaaagaaaaaaaaagtttttgtgGCATTTAATTAgaaacttgaaagaaaattgaagagaaattacGGTGGTGAGGGTTGTGGGATAAATTGAGATAGTtagtaatgttttttttaaatcaaatcggTGGTAAAATTGTTTAGTTTATAGGTATATCagtttgattgatttaatttattctattaaaaaaattggtttattcaGTTCTCAAATCAACCGATCCGAATTGATCTCTCAATCTATTCCTGAATTGATTGGCTAGTCTAGTTCGATTGAAATAAGGGTTGAGAGATATTCATACTTTTTTCAAAAGATTGAAGATAacttattttcttgtttttaataataattttaaagaacgtttatttttttctatttttaatttttatttgaatattttattttgacatgAGAGatagttcattttttttcaaaaattgaagatgatttattttctcttttaataataattttaaagaatgcttattttttctatttttaatttttatttaaatttttattttaaattattttattgacatgacatataaaataaaataaattgctACATTAATTATTAGTATTGATAGTAATTAGTTAACTAACTAAAAAAAGGCAAAGTGATTAacgatataaaaaaatttcaaaggttAGGGGAGGATTTGGCATTATGCCcccaaaaaacaaacaaactacAAACTGGgtcaaattcttaaaaatatcaaattaaaagcAGATGTGCGGTCAGATCTGAACTGCTGGGCGTTTGCACACCTAAGTAACGGTCCAACATTCTAGCTGAGTCCATGTAACAAGACCCGTGAGGTATGGTTCTGTAATATTTTCAGGATTGAGCCAGTTGGCTCCTTTGGGCTCTTTAGACTTCCAGCAAACTGTTCCCTTTCCCATTAACTATTTCTGGTGTGATTTTCAGCTCATGTTTcatgttcaattaattatttatttgatttaaatagtagaaatttaaaagttaaaatatattctaaatttttatattttttaaatttaaatttaaattttttatttttatttttgataatttaatacatttacttttcatttttaaaaaattaaattttatttttaccatcgtttaaatttttatattaaatttattgatttgacattttaaaatttaaaaaacaattcattcagtaatcatttaataaaatattacgttaaatatgcttatgtggatttttttcttaaaatactcATTTCAACTCATCATGGTAAAATACAAACTTTTGTTGGAATAACGATCTCATAAAAAATTGATGTAAACATTTTAATCGAAATAGTTAGCATCCTTAATTATTTCGATTAAAATGATGACGTGAATTTCTCTTAAAAAACTATTCTaacacacaaaataaaattataacaaattaaaatataattattaaattctaaatttaaatataatatagcAAAAGAATCATAACCATAATTTGacttcaaataatttatacCTATAATAATCCTTTAtcatttgattgaattttaatgatattataaatatagataaacaaagtaataataattaaagtgaatgaattaaatatctcaaaattaaaatttaaccactATCTAAAAAAAGCAAATGAatacaagataaaattataaaatttgaaagagtcaaaattaaaaaatgtgagttaaaaagtttaaattaatttattatttttttatagtaatgaataatataattattttatttaataaaaagctaaaaaaaaccttaaatttaatgttataatttttaaaggagccTAAAAGTAATTCTCCCATTCAGCCAAGACACCGGCAAGGCAATGGTCCCTTGCCATGAAAAGGTAGAagtaaatgtatttaaaattaaaattaaaatctcttGGTCCAATGGTAATTGTAGGTATGAAAGTTTGGGTTCGATCTCAATCAACCTCATTCTTCTcccttaattatataaaaagtaaaaataaaactttacgagaaacttatatataatatattttatattatcgattaagttttagtttagttGACATTATTACTATTGTGATATTAAAGATGATACCGGTTCAAGTGTGTTTAAATACGTTTTCTActtcattaaatatattttagttaattttaattttaattataaaatatatttaaagttataaaaaatgttaagttaGAAAAGATCTTTTAAGTTAGATTTAACTTTGGAAaagtaatttcttttattattatttacgtTTGGCTTGAGtaaggaaaacaaataaatttagatattgtattcttttataaatactaaaaaattattaattttataacaaaataaaagttaaatcatTGATTGAATCTTAGTTCGCTTAGCATAGACATTGTTGGCAAAATAGTTTGACATGGATTCGAGTGCGATAAAATAcgtttatcctcttatttaaggattgaaaaagattatggataattctaaacattttataataaaaaatacttatcttaaaaattaaatttatattgtaaATATCATAAGTAAAATTGCATGTGTAAAGTTGCATGcataaagttttattattaaaaaaattataatattaaaaataaataaaatagacatagaactttttataattaaaaatatgtattagttattataacaattaaagtttgtttttgttgtgaatatataatgaaaaacattaatatcataattgatgtaagtatatattcatttaattgattaaaaattaatgtaatatagattttaaagtaataaatttgTTATAACCATCATGAGTCCCTTACACGCGTCCTTAACAGGCATCGATATTATTGTGGATGACCTCAGTCCTCTTCAATTCAGCGTTGTCAGGGGTATTACGACTTTCAAGTTTCGATATCACGATACCCCCTTTTAAGTAATGTTTTCGCTCACATTCAAGCCTCCGATGACTCCTTACAACACTCAATTAATTAACCATTAGGTTCCTTATGGCATATTTGACCATTTTTGGGTCACAAAAGTGACATAAAACGCATTGTTTCACCTATTAACGCAAAGAACGAAGGCTAAgtaaaaatacaacaaaataaaacatataaattgctcaaaaaacAAGCTCTTTAAGCATAATGGAAAGCCTAatttaacatatcaaattatgacAAATCATGAAGATGACAAATTCATCTTCCCCTCcactaaaatttactatttatattttaattaattgtatattaaattaattaatcatgattaatactttaattaaccttattttgttctttaatcttaattagattaaattaattcttcaTCATCGACCACTAACATTAATAGAACAAGCTTTAATAAGCATTTCAAACCTTTGAATAATTACTATCTAAGTCCCTaagtcttttttaattaaaactcaataacgactggacttttacaatttagtccctaagtttTAATTAACTACTTTTTCAGCtaaatatgtaacacccctaacccgtatccgtcgtcgaaacaaggttacagagtattaccgggGTTTACGTATCAAtcagacagaaatttcaaacgtttcattacatatcaattttcataataaaaccaatcaaaatcatatatattgtcccttaaacgagCCCTTAAGGCCCGAAATAAGTATTAGAAAcaagtagggactaaatcggaaactcagaaaatttttcggaaacatttaaaattttcaagagtGCAGaggtcacacaaccgtgtggccaggctgtgtgactcacacggtcaagagacatgcccgtgtctcaggtcgtgtccgtgtaactctttgacttgggttacacggccaagtcacacgcctatgtgctaggttgtgtgagcatactgacttacATTCTTAagaagatacaggggacacacgaccgtgttacTTGGCcgtatgtgacacacggctgagacacacgcccgtatctctacccgtgtggacgaaaataggtcattttctgagccacatttctcacccaaattgacaCCAACATAgcatcaacaaaattacaaatgaaGAAGCCATAACAAAGCATTCAAAACAAGCTAAAATCAAGTCTCAAACATGTATTATCACCACATACATCCAATAttcccttaggcacctcaaatgacaactttaaaaaaaaaaaaacaacatgtCAACTAAGTATTCCAACTTACCTAATTaatttacctaaccaatttaCCAAAGTTCACTAcaattcaaatacatacatacatacatacatacatgcatgcatacatacatacatacatacatacatacatacatacatacatacatacatacatacatacatacatacatacatacatacatacatacatacatacatacatacatacatacatacatacatacatacatacatacatacatacatacatacatacatacatacatacatacatacatacatacatacatacatacatacatacatacatacatacatacatacatacatacatacatacatacatatataacaCTCATACTCACATCACAATTATACCTTAACATCATACCGATATGTAAGTTGatcataatatttacataagcTAAACTTTGACTAAAACCATACAAaagcctatacatgtcatataaaccgTATTGAAcgtttcaaaaactaccgagataagttggata
This sequence is a window from Gossypium raimondii isolate GPD5lz chromosome 5, ASM2569854v1, whole genome shotgun sequence. Protein-coding genes within it:
- the LOC105769251 gene encoding polyadenylate-binding protein 2; this translates as MAQIHVQYQAPVSGPNCVAPGPGGPQFMLTSLYVGDLDASVTDEQLFQTFSQVAQVASVRVCRDLATGRSLGYGYVNYNNPRDAARALDLLNFTPLNNKPIRIMYSQRDPSLRKSGAANIFIKNLDKSIDHKALHDTFSSFGNILSCKIATDGFGQSKGYGFVQFDNEESAQNAIDKLNGMLINDKQVYVGPFLRKQERDSALDKTKFNNVYVKNLSESTTDEDLKTIFGEYGEITSAVVMRDADGKSKGFGFVNFEDADAAAKAVEALNGKKLDEKEWYVGKALKKSEREHERKAQYEQTLKEAADKLQGLNLYIKNLDDGIGDEALKELFSEFGTITSCKVMRDPSGISKGSGFVAFSTPEEASRALAEMNGKMVVSKPLYVALAQRKEERRARLQAQFSQMRPLAISSVSPRIPMYPSGAPGLGQQFLYGQGPPAIIPPQAGFGYQQQLVPEMRPGGPPVPNFFVPMVQQGQQGQRPGGRRGAGPVQQTQQPLPLMQQQMLPRGRVYRYPPGRMMPEGPMSNVPGGMLSVPYDMGGMPMRDAGVGQPMPVPALATALANATPEQQRTMLGESLYPLVERLERDSAAKVTGMLLEMDQTEVLHLLESPEALKAKVAEAMEVLSVAAQQQANNPADRLASLSLNDNLVS